The Nostoc sp. 'Lobaria pulmonaria (5183) cyanobiont' DNA window TTGAAGTAGTCAGTACTAGCGGTAGTCCCATAAAGTTACAGAAGTACAAATTAATGGGAGTCTCGGAAGTTTGGTTTTGGGAAGATGGCACATTTGAGGTTTACTGCTTACGAGAACAAGAATATGAGAAAGTTGTTAAAAGTAAGTTATTCCCAGAATTAGATTTATCCATACTCAATCGTTGTGTTTTATTATCGTCTCCCTTGGAAGCAATTAGAGAGTTTCGTCAAAATATTCAACGGTAGTAATAATAGGTTTAAATGAAAAAAAATATTTTAATATCGCTCAGAGTGTTAATTTTTACATTAGAATTATAAGTTTAATGGTGGGACAACAAAGAAGGCAGTTGGTGCATAGAGTAAAAAACACGCGCTCCATCACAATCAAAAATAACTAATTCTGTTTGCACACGCTCCACGCCTCACTCATTTACAAATTTGGGATTGTCATAGAAGCGATCGCTACACCGCCCCATAAAGGCGCATCATCCCCCAAAACCGCCGGCACAATTTCAAAATCAACTTCTGGCAAAGCCGTCTCCCGTGCCACCTGACGCACCACCCGCCAGAAATCCTCCCCCGCTTTCGTCACCCCGCCTCCCAACACAAAGCGCTGCGGATTCATCAAATTCGCTACATTGCCAATACCCACACCCAGCGCCCAAGCAGCCTTGTGCAAAACTTCCTTCGCCAATTCATCCCCAGCCGCCGCCGCCTCACTTACCAACTGTCCCGTCAGCAACCTTAAATCATCCCCCACCAAACCCCTCAAAATCTCTCCATCTCTGAGTCCTCCGCGCTTCTGTAGTACCCTTCGGGAAGCCGCTAGCGCGTCTACGTTTTCCAAAATTTCCCTAGCATTTTGCGCCATATAAGGTCCCGAAGCCAAACGTTCCACACATCCCCGCTTACCACACAAACACACTGGCCCAGCAGGATCTACAACGATATGTCCAATTTCGCCAGCCATCCCACCAGCACCCCGCCAAGGATGGCCGTTGAGTATCCAACCACCACCCACGCCAGTGCTGACAGTTATGTAAAGCAGACTATCGTATCCCTGTCCCGCACCAAAACGGTGTTCACCCAAAGCAGCAACATTGGCATCATTATCTACACCAACAGGAATACCAAACTCCTCCTCCAACAACCCTTTGAGAGGAATATTTTCCCATCCAGCGACATGATGAGATAGTCGCACCGTCCCTGTGGAAGCATCAACTGGGCCGCCAAAGCTGACACCGATCGCAGCAGGTTTTGTGTCTTGCAACAGAGAGTAAATTAGCGATCGCATAATTTCCAAGTCAGTATTAGCATCTGCACCTACTGGCGAGAGACGACGTTCATAACGCAACCACTTTCTAGAACCGATATTTACTGTTGCTGCTGCCTGCTTAGTTCCGCCAAAATCGAGAGCTAAAATTAATGTCATAGTTTTTTATACCTACGTGGTTTCTTTCTCAAGAAAGATGTTTGCAAGCAAAATAAATTCAACACTAAAGAAAATCCCATACTAATTTAGTAAATTATGACTCCCGATCAACCCAATCCACTCATTGATTTTTCTCAGGCCAAAGAACCTCCTATTTCCCTTGATGTCGATAAAGCTCAAGAGGCAGATCCCATTGAACCAGAAGAAGTTAGTGGACAAAGAAAGCAAAACCCCACTCTTGATGATTTTAATCGCGAAGATGAAGATCCAAGAATCGGGGGTAGTCAAATAATTAGTGGCAATATTTCAGGTGGTTAAATAATTGGCATGACTAAGCTACTCACCTTTTTGTGAGTTAAGTACTCCATCAATAAACTGTTGTAATCGTTCATAATGTGAACCTTTCCAATAAATGCGATCGCAGTCTTGACAGCGCTGGAATTGATCAATCTGCGATCGCACCTTTTCTGGCACTTGTTCAATAATGGATTGCTTATCTACAAGTTCTAATAATCCATTACAACGCAAACACCGTTTAAATGGTGAGATTAAATTAAATAAGTCGAAACGTTGCAGTACTTCTACAATTTGTTGTTGAGGGTTAGTGTTTCTAACATAATACCCATACGTTACCAAACTACGCATCAATAGACCTTTATCACGAGTCAAGAGAATCCGCCCTTGGCTGGAGGATATTTGGGCTAATTCTTCATCCTCGTAGTCATTGCGGTATAAAGTATCAAAACCTAAAAGTCGTAAAGATGTCGCAAGCTTCCCCAAATGAATATCTAAAACAAAGCGGATAATACTGAGTGGTTTTGGCAGAACAGAAACGCTTGGTATAATAACATTCTTCGCTGAAATTGGATAAACATTGATAGTGTCTCCATCGGAAACTATGTAAGAAAAATTTACACATTCACCATTAACATTTATAAAATCCACCTCTGGATGAGGGACGCCCAACGACTCAATCATGTCCTTAATTGAGGCTTTTTCCTCAAAAAAATGAGAGATTCTCACCTGTTTGTGATGCCGTGGTAAAAAATGATTCAATTCTGCATGAAAGTAGAAATATGCGATCGCCATAGCTACAGATATTTGGATTAGTAAGTGCGCCTTTACTAGCAACAATTCGTCATAATTGTAAAACTTTCTCTATTAAATTGAAGCTATCAATGCTTGTTATAGTAAGATATCTCTACTAAATGCCTGTTTACCTTGATTTAACCAATGTCCTAGAGGCAACAAATTGTAAAGAAGTCATAAAGATTCTTAAATACTTGCATTTATTATTGACTTCAGTTACAGTCAAAGCAGATGCTTATCATCAAACCCTGACAGTATCTTCGAGAAGTTAAATTAGGTAAAACGCTAAATACCAAATTTGTTAATGTTAATGTCAATGACACTGCTAATAATTAGTCACTACTTTTGATTATTAACTTATCGCAGATGGAGTACGGGGAAGTAAAGCATTTACCCCTAATTTGACTTTTTTTATTTTTCTCAGCCTATTGAGAAAAATTTGCAATAAGGATAGATTGATAGATATATTAGAAAGCAGATAGCGTGGAAGAAGTCTTAAAACAGTATTGGCTTACTTAAGCGTTTGCTGTTAATTAAATGCTTCTGCATCTACCTTTAGGAATATATTTCTCAGAAGATCAGCACAGAATTATATCTTTATGTGTAAAAGCAGGATATGTAACTAGCTATGTAGATAATTTCAGCAAAACTTTAAACAACTAGGTTGCTGCGAGGAATATTTTTGATTGTAGTATCAGCTACATCGATATTGTAAGCAAGTTAATCGTCGGTAACTCTCCAAGTCGCTTTGCGTCTGTGTACCAGATTTAATATATTTGATTTTGCCAAAGAAACCAAGTTTAGAAAAACTGAGTTTCCGCAAATTAAAATTTATTAAATACCAAATAACAATAAAACTAGATACAAAATTAACGCCACTCATACGGAAAAATATCTCTTGACACTGTTTATCTTTATTATGGAGAATTTATTAACCGGAAAGACCTCAATCAATAATGATGTTATAAAGTGGCTACCTAGTTTGAACTGAGAAATGAATATTGTTCTTTTTTATCTCCTTTAGTCAAGGATATTGTAGCTAAGAACACAATTGTATTTGGGAATACCTTTTGTCCATTAAATATGCTAATGAGTACAGCGAAATGAATACTTTTTTTTGTTCTGATGATTCACTGCAAGTAGGAGAAGATGTTATTGGTAGTGCCACTAATTATCAAACTTATATTTTAGTTGAGTGTCCTTTACCTTGGACATCCGAAGCCTTTAATTCCAAATGGGTGCCTCAGAATTTGAGGATTTTGGTAGAAGAAGTGAAGCGTGCTAAACTGCCGATTAGATTCCTCTTAATTGCTAATGATCTATCACACAAGGTAAATCATACTACGCTTTTGATTTATCAAAAACAAGAGGGGCTAAGTAATGGATACCATAAGCAAGAGTTTAAGCTAGCAAATATTGAGGAAGTAGCAGGAGTTGTCCAAAAATGGATATGGGGTATCAATTCTAATTCTGAAGTGGAAACTACTACAACTAGAGATATTTTAGTTTGTACCCACGGTAGCCATGACAAGTGTTGTGCGAGATATGGCGCTCCTTTTTACTTCCATATTACAGCGAGTAATGCTGATTTGTGCTTAGATAATGTGCGAATTTGGAAATCATCGCATTTTGGTGGACATCGGTTTGCACCAACAGTTATAGACTTGCCAGAAGGAAGATACTACGGTCGTCTCGATCAAGATTCATTTAGATCGATTTTGACTCGTACCGGCGATATTCAATGCTTACATAAAGTCTATCGAGGTTGGGGAATTCTGCCTGCTGTACTTCAAGTTTTGGAAAGAGAGTTAATCCTCTGTAAAGGATGGGATTGGTTTAACTACAAAGTTGCAGGCAAAATTTTGGAGCAAAGTTTAGACAATAATACTATCTTAGCTGAACTTAGTTTTGAACAACCTTGTGGTTCTCTCTACACTTACCAGGCTAAACTTGTGAAAGATGAAACCAAGACTCAACAACTGAAGAGTTCATGCAATGCTACACGAGAGTTGGTAGTTACTAAATATGCTGTCGGTAGTTTTTGGATTACCTCTAGTAAGGTAATGAGTTATAGTACATAGAAGTGGAGAGTGTTTTAAACGCAGAGGGACGCAAAGGTAAGCGCAGAGGGACGCAGAGTATTACTAAATTTAGTTCGCTCGGAATTAATTAAATACTGTATTTAGTATAACGGTGTAAAAATTCGTAATAAAATCTCTGTGTCTCTCTGTGTTTAAATTCCAAATATTGAATCAAGATGAAGCCATATTTAAGACTTTTCGTAACAGTATTTGGTCTTCTAATTTGGCTTTTAAACGACCATTTTCGATATCTCGAATCCAGCTTTGGCTTTTACCTGTGAGTTTTGCCAACTCTCTTTGGGAGAGATTCAAATTTTTTCGCGCCTGCAAAATCTGTTCACCTAGCAAATCGTTTGTAGCTTTGGGCTTCCTTTTGGCTTTAGCAGTTCTTGTTTTCTTTTTTTCTGATTCTGAAATTTGCTGTTCCCATTCTGGTGGGAGTTCAAAAGCCAAAATCCGCGCATTCATGAGCAGATTCCATTTACCACGGGGGCCTGTGTCTGTGAGGCGAGTTTCAGCACCACCGTCGTTAGTCCAAAATTCTAATGCTTCATCTGGATCTTCGGGAAGATCAATTAACTTCGCCCACAAAGGTTGAATTTCTGGTGGGTATGTAACTGGATCGAAAAGTGCCTTCATTCCATAGTGATTGAGAATTTCCAAGTCGCTTTCAAAGGTTCGCAGCAGACGTTTGCGTTCTTCCCGTTGTCTAGATGCAAGGGCGACTTTTTCTTCACCGTAA harbors:
- a CDS encoding Uma2 family endonuclease — its product is MTIGKPHEAIKRLIPALLITYFEIKGIEFFRSGSFSQVLPKIVEYQADLSYCFENDKPIPDLCIEVVSTSGSPIKLQKYKLMGVSEVWFWEDGTFEVYCLREQEYEKVVKSKLFPELDLSILNRCVLLSSPLEAIREFRQNIQR
- a CDS encoding ROK family protein codes for the protein MTLILALDFGGTKQAAATVNIGSRKWLRYERRLSPVGADANTDLEIMRSLIYSLLQDTKPAAIGVSFGGPVDASTGTVRLSHHVAGWENIPLKGLLEEEFGIPVGVDNDANVAALGEHRFGAGQGYDSLLYITVSTGVGGGWILNGHPWRGAGGMAGEIGHIVVDPAGPVCLCGKRGCVERLASGPYMAQNAREILENVDALAASRRVLQKRGGLRDGEILRGLVGDDLRLLTGQLVSEAAAAGDELAKEVLHKAAWALGVGIGNVANLMNPQRFVLGGGVTKAGEDFWRVVRQVARETALPEVDFEIVPAVLGDDAPLWGGVAIASMTIPNL
- a CDS encoding Mut7-C RNAse domain-containing protein encodes the protein MAIAYFYFHAELNHFLPRHHKQVRISHFFEEKASIKDMIESLGVPHPEVDFINVNGECVNFSYIVSDGDTINVYPISAKNVIIPSVSVLPKPLSIIRFVLDIHLGKLATSLRLLGFDTLYRNDYEDEELAQISSSQGRILLTRDKGLLMRSLVTYGYYVRNTNPQQQIVEVLQRFDLFNLISPFKRCLRCNGLLELVDKQSIIEQVPEKVRSQIDQFQRCQDCDRIYWKGSHYERLQQFIDGVLNSQKGE
- a CDS encoding sucrase ferredoxin, with translation MNTFFCSDDSLQVGEDVIGSATNYQTYILVECPLPWTSEAFNSKWVPQNLRILVEEVKRAKLPIRFLLIANDLSHKVNHTTLLIYQKQEGLSNGYHKQEFKLANIEEVAGVVQKWIWGINSNSEVETTTTRDILVCTHGSHDKCCARYGAPFYFHITASNADLCLDNVRIWKSSHFGGHRFAPTVIDLPEGRYYGRLDQDSFRSILTRTGDIQCLHKVYRGWGILPAVLQVLERELILCKGWDWFNYKVAGKILEQSLDNNTILAELSFEQPCGSLYTYQAKLVKDETKTQQLKSSCNATRELVVTKYAVGSFWITSSKVMSYST